The Vibrio ishigakensis genome has a window encoding:
- a CDS encoding DMT family transporter — protein MWQGEIAAISAALVWAIATWIYGQFSHKFSAMQMNIIKGVVASAMMLMVLPLFPADSISITPKHALILGISGVIGIAIGDSAYFASLKRIGPNNTLLLESLAPPLSGLLALLALGVALSFGAWFGVLLTTVSVAFVIFNPNREQQVSRSGIGFGLLASVCQASGVVISHFALVAGDVNPLLGALIRLSIGVLAVMMVISFVEKSPWSSMKAHLKGMLQKDWLLLLAAIFIGTFIALWLQQIALKYANPAVAQTLIATSPLFMLGIYKLKGQKLTRRAILGTISAVVGVGIIFLA, from the coding sequence ATCTGGCAAGGAGAAATTGCAGCCATCAGTGCCGCCTTGGTTTGGGCGATAGCTACTTGGATTTATGGACAATTCAGCCATAAGTTCAGCGCGATGCAGATGAACATCATCAAAGGAGTAGTGGCCTCAGCAATGATGCTCATGGTTTTGCCTCTCTTTCCTGCAGATTCCATTTCTATCACTCCCAAGCATGCCCTAATACTCGGTATCTCGGGGGTAATTGGTATTGCCATTGGTGACAGCGCCTACTTTGCATCGCTGAAACGTATCGGTCCGAATAACACGCTTTTGCTTGAATCACTGGCTCCGCCACTGTCGGGCCTTCTTGCGCTGCTAGCACTTGGAGTGGCGCTAAGCTTTGGCGCCTGGTTTGGTGTACTTCTGACCACAGTCTCTGTTGCCTTTGTGATATTTAACCCAAATAGAGAGCAGCAAGTGTCTCGCTCGGGTATCGGTTTTGGTTTGTTGGCGAGTGTCTGTCAGGCTAGTGGTGTGGTGATTTCTCACTTTGCTTTAGTCGCGGGGGATGTAAACCCGCTACTCGGCGCGCTTATTCGCTTATCCATTGGCGTACTTGCTGTGATGATGGTGATCTCTTTTGTGGAGAAAAGCCCTTGGAGCAGTATGAAAGCCCACCTAAAAGGCATGCTACAAAAAGATTGGTTGTTGCTACTGGCCGCTATCTTTATTGGTACCTTCATTGCTTTATGGCTACAACAGATAGCGCTCAAATACGCTAACCCAGCCGTGGCGCAGACCTTAATTGCGACCAGCCCTTTATTTATGCTCGGTATTTATAAGCTTAAAGGGCAGAAGCTAACCCGCCGAGCCATACTTGGCACCATCAGCGCCGTGGTTGGCGTTGGTATCATTTTCTTAGCCTAG
- a CDS encoding YbgA family protein, with product MTQEVKEQQSSIEIGISACVLGEKVRFDSGHKISRFVTKELAPYLSFVPVCPEVGMGMTVPRPTIRLVSNEERIALVETKDDTKDYTDGMLSFSNNKVDELKQKELCGYIVCAKSPTCGMERVKVYSKGGASKEGIGMYTRILMEQMPWLPVEEDGRLNDPILKENFISRVFSLRDFYDSMGGQPTAGKIVAFHSRYKLTLMAHHPESYKELGRLVAKVSEYEPQEFFEMYRLKFMQALTNRASRKNNSNVLMHIQGYFKKWLSSQEKQELRRVIDEYRDGLLPLLSPLTLIKHYLTLYPDAYLQDQKYLQPHPQELRLRYPL from the coding sequence ATGACACAAGAAGTAAAAGAACAACAAAGTAGCATCGAAATTGGTATCAGCGCGTGCGTATTGGGTGAAAAGGTTCGTTTCGATAGCGGCCATAAGATCAGTCGTTTTGTTACCAAAGAGCTCGCACCTTACCTTAGCTTTGTGCCTGTGTGTCCAGAAGTCGGAATGGGCATGACAGTACCTCGTCCAACTATCCGTCTTGTGAGTAATGAAGAACGTATCGCGCTGGTGGAGACCAAAGATGATACTAAGGATTACACTGATGGCATGTTGTCGTTCTCGAACAACAAGGTAGATGAGCTGAAACAGAAAGAGCTTTGCGGCTATATTGTGTGTGCCAAATCACCGACCTGTGGCATGGAGCGAGTGAAGGTTTATTCAAAAGGCGGCGCTTCCAAGGAAGGGATTGGCATGTATACCCGCATCCTGATGGAACAGATGCCATGGCTTCCGGTAGAAGAAGACGGACGCTTGAACGACCCTATCTTGAAAGAGAACTTTATCTCCCGCGTATTTAGCCTTCGTGATTTTTACGACTCTATGGGCGGACAGCCGACAGCGGGTAAAATCGTCGCTTTCCACTCTCGCTATAAATTGACCTTGATGGCCCATCACCCTGAATCATATAAAGAGTTGGGGCGTCTAGTAGCCAAAGTATCTGAGTATGAACCACAAGAGTTCTTCGAGATGTACCGCTTAAAGTTTATGCAGGCGCTTACCAACCGTGCGAGTCGCAAGAACAACTCTAATGTGCTGATGCACATTCAGGGCTACTTTAAGAAGTGGCTTTCAAGTCAGGAGAAGCAAGAGCTAAGACGTGTCATCGATGAGTATCGCGATGGTCTGTTGCCACTGCTGAGTCCTCTTACACTGATAAAGCACTATCTGACTCTCTATCCTGATGCGTACTTGCAGGATCAGAAGTATCTGCAACCGCATCCGCAAGAGCTTCGTCTTCGTTACCCACTATAG
- the phrB gene encoding deoxyribodipyrimidine photo-lyase: MNHLVWFRRDLRTLDNSALQQALELASMSQDSNVIALFIETPGQWQEHNLAPIQADLILRRLHEVSAELKELNISMIFERCDSFSDCADVLSRLCQRHHINRLWANKEYELNEVKRDELVAETLTNVGVESRFIDDSCMFSPGEVLNQQGSYFKVFTPFKKAWLSKFASRPVPVSKPPRLEHNALTIQSELSFNYPLKDSSAYPISTKEIITKLREFAAEKASDYSDDRDFPAIEGTSKLSPYLAIGALSVRQCLARLFNGRHLEELSAGEQTWLSELIWREFYQHLLYFEPKLSRGQCFTPWGDMLVWQGDEEHLEKWQQGETGYPIVDAAMKQLNRTGWMHNRLRMIVASFLTKDLLLDWHDGEAYFSQTLVDGDYAANNGGWQWSASTGCDAQPYFRIFNPISQGEKFDPDGSFVKHWLPELVDVPIKYIHKPWLWAEFGSLDYPQPIVDHKAQREKALEMYKEARERAK, translated from the coding sequence ATGAATCATCTTGTTTGGTTTAGGCGAGATCTCCGAACACTAGACAATAGCGCGCTCCAGCAAGCTCTGGAGCTCGCGTCTATGTCGCAAGATTCGAATGTGATAGCTCTATTCATCGAAACTCCGGGACAGTGGCAAGAACACAACCTAGCTCCCATCCAAGCAGACCTGATTCTTAGAAGGTTGCATGAGGTATCCGCGGAGCTCAAAGAGCTTAATATTTCGATGATATTCGAGCGCTGTGATTCGTTTTCTGATTGTGCCGACGTCTTATCAAGGCTTTGTCAGCGACATCACATCAATCGGCTGTGGGCTAACAAAGAATATGAGCTTAACGAGGTGAAGCGTGACGAGCTTGTCGCTGAGACCCTCACCAATGTAGGTGTTGAGTCTAGATTCATTGATGACAGCTGTATGTTTTCGCCAGGTGAGGTGTTGAACCAGCAGGGCAGTTACTTCAAAGTCTTTACCCCTTTCAAAAAGGCATGGCTAAGCAAGTTTGCCAGTAGGCCTGTACCTGTTTCTAAGCCTCCAAGGCTAGAGCACAATGCATTAACTATTCAGTCAGAGCTTAGCTTTAACTATCCGTTAAAAGACAGTTCCGCTTATCCAATTTCAACCAAAGAGATCATTACCAAACTGCGAGAATTTGCTGCAGAAAAAGCGTCAGATTACAGCGATGACAGAGATTTTCCTGCGATTGAGGGCACCAGCAAGTTATCTCCTTATCTTGCCATAGGAGCGTTATCTGTCAGGCAGTGTCTTGCAAGACTTTTTAACGGCCGACATCTCGAAGAGTTATCAGCAGGGGAACAGACCTGGCTGAGTGAGCTAATTTGGCGAGAATTTTATCAGCATCTTCTTTATTTCGAGCCAAAGCTTAGTCGAGGTCAGTGCTTTACTCCATGGGGTGACATGCTTGTCTGGCAAGGGGATGAAGAACATCTCGAAAAATGGCAGCAAGGAGAGACCGGCTATCCCATCGTTGATGCCGCTATGAAGCAGCTCAATCGTACTGGCTGGATGCATAATCGACTGCGCATGATAGTCGCGAGCTTTCTTACCAAGGATTTATTACTTGATTGGCATGATGGCGAGGCTTACTTTTCACAGACGCTGGTGGATGGGGATTACGCTGCGAACAACGGTGGTTGGCAGTGGTCGGCTTCTACTGGATGCGATGCCCAGCCTTATTTTCGGATCTTTAACCCCATTTCCCAAGGAGAGAAGTTTGACCCCGATGGCAGCTTTGTAAAACATTGGCTTCCAGAGCTAGTTGACGTACCCATCAAATACATCCATAAGCCTTGGTTGTGGGCTGAATTTGGCAGTTTGGACTATCCTCAACCTATAGTGGATCACAAGGCACAGCGAGAAAAAGCGCTTGAGATGTATAAAGAGGCGAGGGAACGTGCAAAGTAA
- a CDS encoding L,D-transpeptidase family protein — MQSKVSCLIAVVGLFIGVQSVNAATFDLPEEGSHMVGKLKRHVVESGETFAVLAKDYDVGLLSLMAANRGIDPFLPHDGEVLTIPHQFILPNARHEGIVVNLAELRLYYFDPDGERVHVFPVGIGKIGRETPEMKTTISQMIEGPTWTPPKSIRMAYEEDGIELPETVPAGPDNPLGEYAMRLRYGSGQYLIHGTNKDFGIGLRVSSGCIRMEPADIEWLFEQVSRGTKVQIVNQPIKVAVEPDSSVYVESHEPLTGRDGYKQSLEWPLELQIWVDQYQFASTRVDSVIKVQSGLPTLIADGAHLETMQQ; from the coding sequence GTGCAAAGTAAAGTCAGTTGTTTGATTGCAGTAGTTGGATTGTTCATCGGTGTACAAAGCGTGAATGCAGCGACATTTGATTTGCCTGAAGAAGGTAGCCACATGGTGGGTAAATTAAAACGCCACGTGGTTGAATCCGGTGAAACATTCGCAGTTTTAGCCAAAGACTACGATGTCGGCCTACTTAGCCTGATGGCCGCTAACCGAGGCATAGACCCCTTTCTTCCACACGATGGTGAAGTTCTCACCATCCCTCATCAATTCATTCTCCCCAATGCCAGACATGAGGGCATAGTGGTAAATCTTGCAGAGTTGAGGCTTTATTATTTTGACCCTGATGGTGAACGAGTGCATGTTTTCCCAGTGGGCATTGGCAAGATCGGTCGTGAAACCCCTGAGATGAAAACCACCATTAGCCAGATGATTGAGGGTCCTACATGGACACCTCCGAAGTCTATTCGTATGGCTTATGAAGAAGACGGCATTGAGCTACCAGAAACCGTACCTGCGGGGCCTGATAATCCTCTGGGTGAGTATGCCATGAGGCTGCGTTACGGTTCTGGACAGTATCTTATCCATGGAACCAACAAAGACTTTGGGATCGGGCTTAGGGTGAGTAGTGGCTGTATTCGTATGGAGCCGGCTGATATTGAGTGGTTGTTTGAGCAGGTGTCGCGAGGTACTAAGGTTCAGATAGTCAACCAGCCTATTAAGGTTGCGGTTGAGCCAGATAGTAGTGTGTATGTGGAATCTCACGAGCCTTTGACCGGTAGAGATGGGTACAAACAGTCACTGGAATGGCCATTGGAATTGCAGATTTGGGTCGACCAATATCAATTTGCTTCAACGCGCGTTGATAGCGTGATCAAGGTTCAGTCTGGCCTGCCGACACTTATCGCCGACGGTGCCCACCTAGAAACGATGCAGCAATAA
- a CDS encoding Lpp/OprI family alanine-zipper lipoprotein, with protein sequence MNNKFLLAAGVSSVLLLAGCASGPDEETTAKMNDQDARISQLESDVAALKAAHEKDSAENKAAAMQAKEAAMAAQDEAARANERLDNVSQSYTK encoded by the coding sequence ATGAATAATAAATTCTTACTCGCAGCAGGGGTTAGCTCGGTATTATTATTAGCAGGTTGTGCATCGGGTCCGGATGAAGAGACCACGGCAAAGATGAATGACCAAGATGCGCGTATCTCACAGCTAGAGTCAGACGTTGCAGCACTTAAAGCAGCCCATGAGAAAGATTCGGCTGAAAACAAGGCAGCAGCTATGCAAGCTAAAGAAGCCGCAATGGCAGCGCAAGACGAAGCAGCTCGTGCTAATGAACGTCTAGACAACGTTTCTCAGTCTTATACCAAGTAA
- a CDS encoding DEAD/DEAH box helicase: MKFRELGLDNRLMKNLDHYSFAKATEIQERAIPVAMAGKDLLASSKTGSGKTLAFVLPMLHKALKSKAFSARDPRGVILAPTRELARQVYGELRSMLGGLSYHAELIVGGENFNDQVKALRKYPKFIVATPGRLADHLEHRSLFLEGLDTLVLDEADRMLDLGFSVELRRIHNAAKHRRRQTLMFSATLDNAEVHDLAMELLNEPKRISIDSAQAQHTDIEQKFYLCDHLDHKEALLMRLLEEADYKQVMIFTATRSDTERLTEKLNEMKLKAVALSGSLNQNQRNTIMSQFERAVYKILVTTDIASRGIDISNVSHVINFDMPKHTEEYVHRVGRTGRAGNKGSAASLVGPKDWDSFKRVENFLHQDLKFDVLEGLEGKFKGLRPKKPAFAKSRVKPGAKKPNARKKVAKKPAKRDKTFHTNVAVGDSVFIPKKKPKADTE; this comes from the coding sequence TTGAAGTTTCGTGAACTGGGCTTAGACAATCGATTGATGAAGAACTTGGATCACTACTCGTTTGCTAAAGCAACTGAGATCCAAGAGCGAGCAATTCCAGTCGCTATGGCTGGGAAAGATCTACTCGCATCGTCTAAGACAGGCTCTGGTAAAACGCTAGCGTTTGTACTGCCGATGCTTCATAAGGCTCTTAAATCTAAAGCCTTCTCTGCACGTGATCCTCGTGGTGTAATTTTGGCACCAACTCGTGAACTAGCGCGTCAAGTATATGGCGAGCTTCGCTCTATGCTGGGTGGTCTTTCTTACCATGCTGAGCTTATTGTTGGTGGTGAGAACTTTAACGACCAAGTTAAAGCCCTTCGTAAATACCCTAAGTTCATTGTGGCAACCCCTGGACGTCTTGCCGATCACCTAGAACATCGCTCTCTATTCCTAGAAGGCCTAGATACACTGGTTCTTGATGAAGCAGACCGTATGCTGGACCTTGGTTTTTCGGTGGAACTGCGCCGCATTCATAATGCTGCTAAACACCGCCGTCGTCAGACGCTAATGTTCTCAGCAACGCTAGATAATGCTGAAGTACATGATCTTGCAATGGAACTTCTTAACGAACCAAAGCGTATCTCTATCGACAGTGCTCAAGCGCAACATACCGATATCGAGCAGAAGTTCTATCTGTGTGATCACCTAGATCACAAAGAAGCCCTGTTAATGCGTCTGCTTGAAGAGGCAGATTATAAGCAGGTGATGATCTTCACTGCGACGCGCTCTGATACTGAGCGTCTGACTGAGAAATTGAACGAGATGAAGCTTAAAGCTGTGGCTTTGAGCGGCAGTCTTAACCAGAATCAGCGTAACACCATCATGAGCCAATTTGAGCGCGCGGTGTATAAGATTCTAGTTACTACGGACATTGCCTCTCGCGGTATCGACATCTCTAACGTGTCTCACGTGATCAACTTTGATATGCCTAAGCATACTGAAGAGTACGTTCACCGCGTAGGGCGTACTGGTCGTGCGGGCAACAAGGGTAGTGCTGCATCACTTGTGGGTCCTAAAGACTGGGATAGCTTCAAGAGAGTTGAGAACTTCCTACACCAAGACCTTAAGTTTGATGTGCTTGAGGGACTTGAAGGTAAGTTTAAAGGCCTGCGTCCTAAGAAGCCGGCGTTTGCTAAATCTCGTGTTAAGCCTGGAGCTAAGAAACCAAACGCTCGCAAGAAAGTGGCGAAGAAGCCTGCGAAACGAGATAAGACTTTCCATACCAATGTCGCTGTGGGTGATTCAGTTTTCATTCCGAAAAAGAAACCAAAAGCAGACACAGAGTAA
- a CDS encoding phosphate ABC transporter substrate-binding protein: MKKTVIGAVALLGALSMNTAVAKETISAVGSSSVTPLMEVFSETYMKQNSNVFIEVQGPGSSAGVRAAKDGSADMGMSSRALKAEEKEATLVEEVVARDGIAVVVNPENSLKGLTSEQVTAIYKGEITNWKEVGGVDKPIVAITRDTASGTRGAFEDIMSLKQKVSGISVTAITQRAQVANGNGALKVSVASNPYAIGYISLGTVDESVHALTIDGVEPSVDNVKNDSYKVARPFLVLYKEGQPSAEAQKFLDWMLADEAQAIVEKKGYISVN, encoded by the coding sequence ATGAAAAAGACAGTAATCGGTGCAGTTGCACTACTAGGTGCTCTATCAATGAACACAGCTGTAGCTAAAGAAACTATCTCAGCAGTAGGTTCAAGCAGCGTTACTCCACTGATGGAAGTTTTCTCTGAAACATACATGAAGCAAAACTCTAACGTATTTATCGAAGTACAAGGCCCTGGCTCTTCTGCTGGTGTTCGTGCTGCTAAAGACGGTTCTGCTGACATGGGTATGTCATCTCGTGCTCTTAAAGCAGAAGAGAAAGAAGCAACTCTAGTTGAAGAAGTGGTTGCTCGTGACGGTATCGCAGTTGTTGTGAACCCAGAGAACTCTCTAAAAGGTCTAACTTCAGAGCAGGTAACTGCTATCTATAAAGGCGAAATCACTAACTGGAAAGAAGTTGGTGGCGTAGACAAGCCAATCGTTGCTATCACTCGTGACACAGCTTCTGGTACTCGTGGCGCGTTCGAAGACATCATGAGCCTTAAGCAAAAAGTTTCTGGTATCAGCGTAACGGCTATCACTCAACGTGCTCAAGTAGCTAACGGTAACGGTGCTCTTAAAGTATCTGTAGCAAGCAACCCATACGCAATCGGCTACATCTCTCTAGGTACTGTTGATGAGTCTGTACACGCTCTAACTATCGACGGTGTTGAGCCATCTGTAGACAACGTTAAGAACGATTCTTACAAAGTAGCTCGTCCGTTCCTAGTTCTTTACAAAGAAGGTCAACCTTCAGCTGAAGCTCAGAAGTTCCTAGACTGGATGCTTGCTGATGAAGCTCAAGCTATCGTAGAGAAAAAAGGCTACATCTCAGTTAACTAA
- the pstC gene encoding phosphate ABC transporter permease subunit PstC, with product MKNDNVQAAVVGGGSLRQDRGIDWRERIFHALFLTSAIIGIVSLAIIAYFIVVESIPAFQQAGVGGIVLGQNWLPPALYGVATMIVASLVSTIGAVLFGVPVGVLTAIFIAEVAPKRVANLIRPAIELLAGIPSVVYGFFGLVIIVPLIQNIFNVPAGNTILAGIIVLGVMILPTVITVSETSIRAVPRTYKEGSLALGASKIYTIFKLLVPAARSGIMTGVILGIGRALGETMAIIMVMGNAPAMPEGLLDSARTLTANIAIEMSYASGVHANALYATGVVLLVFIMILNGALLYLNREKAK from the coding sequence ATGAAAAATGACAATGTTCAGGCTGCAGTTGTAGGCGGAGGTTCTCTTCGTCAAGACCGTGGTATCGACTGGAGAGAGCGTATTTTCCACGCGCTATTCCTAACCAGTGCTATCATCGGCATCGTTTCGCTTGCCATCATTGCTTACTTCATCGTTGTAGAAAGTATCCCAGCATTCCAACAAGCGGGTGTTGGCGGTATCGTTCTAGGTCAAAACTGGCTTCCACCGGCACTATACGGTGTAGCAACCATGATTGTTGCTTCTCTAGTTTCGACCATCGGTGCAGTTCTTTTCGGTGTACCAGTAGGTGTACTAACCGCAATCTTTATTGCAGAAGTTGCTCCAAAGCGTGTTGCGAATCTAATTCGTCCGGCAATCGAGCTTCTAGCGGGTATCCCGTCTGTAGTTTACGGTTTCTTCGGCCTAGTTATCATCGTTCCGCTGATTCAGAACATCTTTAACGTACCAGCGGGTAACACTATCCTTGCCGGTATCATAGTTCTGGGTGTGATGATTCTTCCAACCGTTATCACAGTATCTGAGACCTCTATCCGCGCTGTACCGCGCACATATAAAGAAGGTTCTCTGGCACTGGGTGCTTCGAAAATCTACACCATCTTTAAACTGTTAGTTCCAGCAGCTCGCTCGGGCATCATGACAGGTGTAATCCTAGGTATCGGTCGTGCTCTAGGTGAAACCATGGCAATTATCATGGTTATGGGGAACGCGCCAGCTATGCCAGAGGGCTTGCTTGATTCAGCTCGTACGCTAACGGCAAACATCGCAATCGAAATGTCTTACGCAAGTGGTGTTCACGCGAACGCTCTATATGCGACAGGCGTGGTATTGCTGGTGTTTATTATGATTCTAAACGGTGCGCTTCTGTACCTAAACCGTGAAAAAGCGAAGTAA
- the pstA gene encoding phosphate ABC transporter permease PstA codes for MDTVKLKQARQRKDAMMGGFVWIAAGLTVGFLFWIIWYILSNGLKFVDFNFIFDNYTRTGEERGIFPMIVSTIYMVIASIAVAAPLGIMTAIYLTEYAKVGSKLVKVIRFCTESLAGIPSIIFGLFGMTFFVTIMGFGFSILSGALTLSILILPVIIRATEEALMAVPQTYREGSYALGSSRIYTIWRLILPSAMPGILTSVILSIGRVIGESAPVFLTAGMVARIPDSLMDSGRTLTVHLYKLTTELFTIDEWNQAYGTATVLIVVVLLINTVTKLIASRFNKATY; via the coding sequence ATGGATACAGTTAAACTAAAACAAGCTCGTCAGCGCAAAGACGCCATGATGGGTGGATTCGTTTGGATTGCGGCAGGTCTAACAGTAGGTTTTCTGTTTTGGATCATCTGGTACATCCTATCGAACGGCCTGAAGTTCGTAGACTTTAACTTTATTTTCGATAATTACACACGCACTGGTGAAGAGCGTGGTATTTTCCCAATGATCGTTTCAACCATCTACATGGTTATCGCATCTATTGCAGTTGCTGCGCCATTGGGCATCATGACCGCTATCTACCTAACCGAATACGCAAAGGTTGGTAGTAAGTTGGTTAAAGTGATTCGTTTTTGTACTGAATCACTGGCGGGTATCCCGTCAATCATCTTTGGTCTATTCGGTATGACCTTCTTCGTTACCATTATGGGATTCGGTTTCTCGATTCTATCTGGTGCGTTGACGCTAAGTATCCTGATCCTGCCTGTAATCATCCGTGCAACGGAAGAAGCACTTATGGCAGTACCTCAGACTTATCGTGAAGGTTCATATGCGTTGGGCTCGTCAAGAATCTACACCATTTGGCGCCTTATCCTGCCAAGTGCGATGCCAGGTATCTTGACTTCTGTCATCTTGAGTATTGGTCGTGTAATCGGTGAATCAGCTCCGGTATTCCTAACCGCTGGTATGGTTGCTCGTATCCCAGATTCTTTGATGGATTCTGGTCGTACTCTAACCGTTCACCTTTATAAGTTGACTACTGAACTGTTCACAATCGATGAGTGGAACCAAGCCTACGGTACAGCAACAGTACTTATCGTTGTGGTACTTCTAATCAATACAGTGACCAAACTTATCGCTAGCCGATTCAACAAAGCGACTTACTAA
- the pstB gene encoding phosphate ABC transporter ATP-binding protein PstB, with protein sequence MNKFNIENLDLYYGENRALKAINLPIPLRQVTALIGPSGCGKSTLLRCLNRMNDLIEGVKIEGLVEMDGQDIYGNIDVADLRIKVGMVFQKPNPFPMSIYENVAYGLRAQGIKDKKHIDEVVERSLRGAALWDEVKDRLKSHAFGLSGGQQQRLCIARTIAMEPDVILMDEPTSALDPIATHKIEELMEDLKKDYTIVIVTHSMQQARRISDRTAFFLMGELVEHDETQVIFSNPRDDRTQGYVNGDFG encoded by the coding sequence ATGAACAAATTTAACATTGAAAACCTAGACCTTTATTACGGCGAGAACCGCGCACTGAAAGCGATTAACCTGCCTATTCCTCTACGCCAAGTGACTGCACTAATTGGTCCGTCAGGCTGCGGTAAATCAACGCTTCTTCGTTGTCTTAACCGCATGAACGACTTGATTGAAGGCGTGAAGATTGAAGGTCTAGTAGAAATGGATGGCCAGGACATCTATGGCAACATCGATGTTGCAGACCTACGCATCAAAGTAGGCATGGTATTCCAAAAGCCAAACCCATTCCCAATGAGCATCTACGAGAACGTAGCGTACGGTCTCCGTGCTCAAGGCATTAAAGACAAGAAACACATCGATGAAGTGGTAGAGCGCTCTCTGCGTGGTGCGGCACTTTGGGACGAAGTTAAAGACCGTCTTAAGTCTCATGCATTCGGTCTTTCTGGTGGTCAGCAGCAGCGTCTATGTATCGCACGTACTATCGCGATGGAACCAGATGTCATCCTAATGGATGAGCCAACCTCGGCACTTGACCCAATTGCAACGCACAAGATCGAAGAGTTGATGGAAGATCTTAAGAAAGATTACACCATCGTTATCGTAACTCACTCAATGCAACAGGCACGTCGTATCTCTGATCGTACTGCGTTCTTCCTAATGGGTGAGCTTGTTGAGCACGACGAAACACAAGTTATCTTTAGCAACCCACGCGATGATCGCACTCAGGGTTACGTAAATGGTGACTTTGGTTAA
- a CDS encoding restriction endonuclease subunit S, with the protein MSDFEKELQEMAQGAEEQPEEKLPTIEEQKRIAAELKKLEEAGELTPEVLEEYFGKFYAKTDTPIH; encoded by the coding sequence ATGAGTGATTTTGAAAAAGAGCTTCAGGAAATGGCACAAGGTGCGGAAGAGCAACCTGAAGAGAAGCTTCCTACCATCGAAGAGCAAAAGCGCATTGCAGCTGAGCTAAAGAAACTGGAAGAAGCGGGTGAGCTAACCCCTGAAGTTTTAGAAGAATACTTTGGTAAGTTCTACGCGAAAACTGACACTCCTATCCACTAA
- a CDS encoding helix-turn-helix transcriptional regulator yields the protein MSLSYACGHVVTRSDEFASATIAILRLHFPSTRFCHASSIRECFCPDDSLANRCIYLIDASTVGNPIRNGVNPSHEQGDWLAVNVEDDNFQLGDWILNGFSGVVMRKRCLEQIALAVQSIDSGELWYTRKDLSKLAKAYIANEFDPHIAADDFALLHALTPKEKHICLMILKGLNNPQIAETVNVSVNTVKTHASSVMRKINVHSRAELIARAVEQSTNSPKNHPLNGG from the coding sequence ATGTCTCTCAGTTACGCATGTGGACACGTGGTTACGCGATCAGATGAATTCGCGAGCGCCACTATAGCTATCCTCAGACTCCATTTCCCCTCAACGCGTTTTTGTCACGCGTCGTCTATTCGTGAGTGTTTTTGTCCAGATGATTCCCTAGCCAATCGTTGTATCTATTTAATCGACGCTTCCACAGTAGGTAACCCAATCCGAAACGGAGTAAACCCAAGTCACGAACAAGGAGATTGGCTAGCGGTTAATGTAGAAGATGACAATTTCCAACTGGGTGACTGGATACTCAATGGTTTCTCAGGCGTGGTAATGCGCAAACGCTGCTTGGAGCAGATAGCTCTAGCAGTTCAATCTATCGATAGTGGGGAGCTTTGGTATACCCGCAAAGACCTAAGCAAATTAGCTAAAGCTTATATCGCTAATGAGTTCGATCCACATATAGCCGCAGATGATTTCGCGCTGCTTCACGCACTGACTCCTAAAGAGAAGCACATCTGCCTTATGATCCTGAAGGGCCTCAACAACCCGCAAATCGCCGAAACCGTCAACGTCAGTGTTAATACAGTGAAAACACATGCCTCGAGTGTGATGCGCAAGATAAACGTGCATTCGCGCGCCGAGCTTATTGCACGGGCGGTAGAACAATCGACAAATTCACCCAAAAATCACCCACTAAACGGGGGGTAA